The following proteins come from a genomic window of Fusobacterium sp.:
- a CDS encoding M42 family metallopeptidase, with amino-acid sequence MNIDLDYILDTTVELLGIPSPVGFTDAAMNRVGEELNTLNIPFKMTKKRAIIAFIEGEDRNYKKMISAHLDTLGAVVKKIKPNGRLELINVGGCPWAGVEGENLTVHTLDGREYEGTLLPTKCSVHIYGDVAREMPRTAETMEVRLDEDVHTAEDTEKLGIRVGDFVSYETRTRITGNGYIKSRYLDDKLCVGQILGYIKFLNDYKQKPKSDLYIYFSNYEEIGHGVSVIPDDLDEFIALDIGLVGADALGDERKVSIAAKDNKTPYDIEVRKGLMKAAEEMEINYTVDVYNRYGSDASAAVLQGFDFKCGCIGPSVDASHHYERTHIDGVIETVRLMIAYL; translated from the coding sequence ATGAATATTGATTTAGATTACATCTTAGATACAACAGTAGAACTTCTTGGTATTCCAAGCCCTGTTGGATTCACAGATGCTGCTATGAACAGAGTAGGAGAAGAACTTAATACTCTTAATATTCCTTTTAAAATGACAAAAAAAAGAGCTATTATTGCTTTCATCGAAGGAGAAGACAGAAATTACAAAAAAATGATCTCTGCTCATCTTGATACTTTAGGTGCAGTAGTAAAAAAGATAAAACCTAATGGAAGACTTGAACTGATCAATGTGGGAGGATGTCCTTGGGCTGGAGTAGAAGGAGAAAACCTTACTGTCCATACACTAGATGGAAGAGAATATGAGGGAACTCTTCTTCCTACAAAATGTTCAGTACACATTTATGGAGATGTAGCTAGAGAAATGCCTAGAACTGCTGAAACTATGGAAGTTAGACTAGATGAAGATGTTCATACAGCAGAAGATACAGAAAAATTAGGAATCAGAGTAGGAGATTTTGTTTCTTATGAAACTCGTACTAGAATCACTGGAAATGGTTATATTAAATCTAGATATCTTGATGATAAATTATGTGTAGGTCAAATCTTAGGATATATAAAATTTCTTAATGATTATAAACAAAAACCAAAATCTGATCTTTATATTTATTTCTCTAATTATGAAGAGATTGGTCATGGGGTATCTGTTATTCCAGATGATCTTGATGAATTTATAGCATTGGATATTGGTTTAGTTGGAGCAGATGCTCTTGGAGATGAAAGAAAAGTAAGTATCGCTGCTAAAGATAATAAAACTCCTTATGACATAGAAGTGAGAAAAGGACTTATGAAAGCTGCTGAAGAAATGGAGATCAATTATACAGTTGACGTATATAATAGATATGGCTCTGATGCCAGTGCTGCTGTACTTCAAGGATTTGATTTCAAATGCGGATGTATTGGTCCAAGTGTTGATGCTTCTCATCACTATGAAAGAACTCATATTGATGGTGTAATTGAAACTGTAAGACTTATGATTGCATACTTATAA